A stretch of Microtus pennsylvanicus isolate mMicPen1 chromosome 5, mMicPen1.hap1, whole genome shotgun sequence DNA encodes these proteins:
- the Hs3st4 gene encoding heparan sulfate glucosamine 3-O-sulfotransferase 4 isoform X3 codes for MPKTVDGQITMEKTPSYFVTNEAPKRIHSMAKDIKLIVVVRNPVTRAISDYTQTLSKKPEIPTFEVLAFKNRTLGLIDASWSAIRIGIYALHLENWLQYFPLSQILFVSGERLIVDPAGEMAKVQDFLGLKRVVTEKHFYFNKTKGFPCLKKPEDSSAPRCLGKSKGRTHPRIDPDVIHRLRKFYKPFNMMFYQMTGQDFQWEQEEGDK; via the coding sequence ATGCCCAAGACAGTGGACGGGCAGATAACCATGGAGAAGACGCCCAGTTACTTTGTGACAAACGAGGCTCCCAAGCGCATTCACTCTATGGCCAAGGACATCAAACTCATCGTGGTGGTGCGAAACCCGGTGACCAGGGCCATTTCTGACTATACCCAGACGCTGTCAAAGAAGCCAGAGATCCCTACCTTTGAGGTGCTGGCCTTCAAAAACCGGACCCTGGGGCTGATTGACGCCTCGTGGAGTGCCATTCGCATCGGGATCTATGCTCTGCACCTGGAGAACTGGCTGCAGTACTTCCCCCTCTCTCAGATCCTGTTCGTCAGTGGAGAGCGGCTCATAGTGGACCCTGCAGGGGAGATGGCCAAAGTACAGGATTTCCTAGGCCTCAAGCGTGTTGTGACAGAGAAGCACTTTTACTTCAACAAAACCAAGGGATTCCCCtgcctgaagaagccagaagacagcagTGCCCCAAGATGTTTGGGCAAGAGCAAAGGTCGGACTCATCCCCGCATTGACCCAGATGTCATCCACAGACTTCGGAAATTCTACAAACCCTTCAACATGATGTTTTACCAAATGACTGGTCAAGATTTTCAGTGGGAACAGGAAGAGGGTGATAAGTGA